The stretch of DNA AGAGAAATAGAAGAACAGGCTTCAAAGCTGGCAGCATTTGCTCTTACTAAATGAGAAATTTAACATATACACCCTAGAAAATGATAGACATGCAACCCTTTTTACAACTATATTTCAAATGAGgagcatttttgtaaaataactttaaaaagtaacatcactttacataaataccctcattttaaaatatggttgtaAAAAGGGTTGTGCATGTATCATCACTCACTCCAAGAGAGTTTTTTCAGCGCATAcacaaaaatccataaaatcaaCAAGAGGTAGTCTcatagaaaatatttgtaaattgtGTATGTACATGAGAGACAGACAGTGAAAGGGAACCAAAGGTACAGCAAATGCTTACAACTCACAATCTCACGGCTCTATCATAGCGTGTCTTCACTTATTCACACGctcaaaatggaatttttttctGGACATTGCGTGCCTTTACAACCCACTAGTACAAATTAACTATTCTTACAAGTCCAAATGACTGTTGCCCTGAGTAACaattaaaaagggaaaaatccAATGAGGCTTATTGTCTGGAATTCCCCAAAAGTCGCTCAACCGCAGCATGGACATTCCCAGCTGTAGCACGCAGTGCCCTGATATTCTCCTGAGTATCAAAGAAACCCATTTCTTGCAGCTGTGAAAGTTGAGTTGCATACAGTTCCTCCGGGGGTACTACAGAAGTAAAAGACAAATATCAGTGGCAAACTAATAGCTAGAAGTAAAAGACAAATATCAGTGGCAAACTAATAGCTAGAGCCTAAAATGTGGTCGATGAAATAATTCAGACCATCCGGATTATTAGGAACAGTCAAGCTTCCAGCTCCAAGGCCACCAAACATATTCATCATCAACTCCAGTGCAGCATTATTCACTGGTCCTGTTTAAAGGCAAGGACATCAAATCAATGGAAACTTAATTGGAAAGAGAAAACAAGACATTATCTTCCAAGTTTAAGTTCTAGTCTTCAGAAGTACCTGTAGTCCTGCCAGTCTGAGCTTGATCCCTGCAAGACAGCAGCAAATCATATGCAAGGGCCAACAacagaatgatttttttttttttataagtaagaagatattttattgatatagaaataggcaaagcccaagaacacaaaaagtaaacatgtgattacacctagttaggaactagaaacGGTTACCAACAACACCATGAATTGATGACTGCTGGTCAACAATAATGCAGAGAAACCTCTGCACAAAGGCTAAAAAGCTTATGATGCATTTGCATAAAGCATGTTTCATAAGTCACAAAGAATCAAAAAAGTACAAGGGGATGTGTCTTAGCATTTAGAATATCTTTTACAAGTAACAAACCAATTATACTTAATAAATCCCTATAATATTCAGAAGGAATAGGAATTAGTTGCCATCAAAAGTAATTAACTAAATCTATAGTAGGAAAGCCCTGATTTTTAACTAGTCATCTGGAAAACAATCATGATTATCCACCAGTAACTGTACGGGAGCACAAAACAGCATAAACTCATCACAAACTCATCAAGCAAACAAATGGCACCACTCAAGTAACAAAGAAATATACATCCTCACTTACAGGGTTGATTGCCGTTGATTAAGCCGAGACGTGAGTGCCTGCTGTAAAGCTAGCATTTGCTGCAAGAGACATGAAACGGAACAAAATAAAAGCCAAGCATCAGTGAATCACCATTAAACTTCATGGTCAAaacatttgttttttcaataagTAACTTCATGCCCGGAATCTAGCATTTGCTGCAAGAGACACATGAAATGGAACAAAATAAAAGCCAAGCATCAGTGACTCACCATTAAACTTCATGGTCAAaacatttgttttttcaataagTACCTTCATGCCCGGCCACCAAATTCAATCAATCTCATATTTGTTAGCAGCCAAGACATGTTATCAAATAAAACATGACTGTCCCTCAACAAAATAGTTTGAAAGAATATACCacataaaaagaatttgaacATATCACACAGATATAGACAGAATGAGATTGAGACAATGTGGGCAAAGATAAACCTGCATTGTCTCGGGGTTAGTTAATTGACGTAGAAGATCTGGGTTTTgcatcatttctcttaattgaGGATTCGTATCTACCATGCCACGTAGTTGCGGGTTGAGGCTGAGAATCTATCATTCAAAAAAGCCTATTGAATACATGAAACAGCACAAATCTCGTAAATATAATCTATTCAGATAAGACAATATTCCTAGTCATAGTACCTGATTCATATATTGGGGATTAGAGAGCAAGCTTTGCATCATCTGTGATACAGCTGGGTTTTGCAAAAATTGGCTCAGTAGAGAAGCATCTGGAGTGCCATTAAACATGTGTTCCATATTGGGGAGACCAAGCCCACCAAGACCACCAATACCAGGTGCTCTTGCATCCCCAGCACGATTTGGCTGCGTAGTTGTTGTCTGCGTACCTCCTGACATCCgattttaataagtaaaagttTCAATTCACAATTTCTAATAACATATTTGAACTACATTGAAAGATAGTGACATGCAAGCAGTAAATTTCTGCTAGGAAAGTAAGATATTCTATCCAACGCAGTTATTCCCGTAATTAAATATTCTTGCAATATGATAACTGAACAGCATATAGATCCAATAACGTAGCATCAGAGATTGATGCAAGTAGATATGTATACCACATAGATAAGAGTAAAGGGGTTCTTCAAACAACTACGGATAGTGGCATTAGCAACTAAAAAATTGGTACTGATATGCCTATCAATCTCCATAATAAAATTCCTGTTTACTAATATAAAAATGGTACTGGTATTCCAGACCCATTAATTAAATTTGCAGaaacttttctttttgggtaagaacgttttctttttattctataATGTTAGAGAGTACATATGAAAGAGTAAGCAAGGGCAAAGCTCACCGGTGGTATTGCTCCAAGGGTTAGGGAGTGGGTTTGTATTCGGAGAAATAAGTCCACTGCTTGTTTCAGAACCAGTAGTCGAAGGGTTATTAGCACCATCCCTGACTTGTGTCCCACCTTGATTTCCAAGAAGTGCTGCAAACGGGTTTGAACTCAAATCATTTCCAGCATTTCGACTCATCGTTGTAGCATTCGAAAATGGTTCCAGAACATTTTCATACATTCGTCTGAGCATGTTAAACCCCTCAGGGGAAGATTCAATGTTGCTCATCGCCCTGTCAGTGTTCCGCATCATCTCACGCATAAGCTCAGGGTTCCTTGCAGCTTCTACCGTCTGTCGGAGAATCCCAGGGTCATTAAGTACATGAGCAAGCTCTGGATTACGGTCGATGATATCACGCATCTGAGGATTGTTCATAATCAAGCTGCGCATTAAGTCAGGGTTGTTCATTAGGCTCTGCATGGCAGGCATGTTCATTATCTCCCTCATCATGTTTGGATTCTGAGTCAATTGCTGCTGCACTTGTTCAAACTCTGGCAGTCCAGCTCCAAACAAACCAGATGCCTCCCCACCGCCTAACGCATTGAAGCCCAGTCCAGGAAACAAAGATGCACCAGGACCAGCATTTCCCAATCCCCCACGTTCATTTGAACCAACACCCTGTGTAACACCTGGACTGTTGTTGGGACTCCCAGAGTTACCAGCAGCAGTAGCATTTGCAGCAGCAGGATTTGATGCAGCTGAAGCAAACCCACGAACCATGTGAACAGTGTGTTCCACCTGCAAACCTTCAacaaaaaaagggtaaaaaagaTCAACCTGAGGAGAAGACAGACCGACCCTTGTAAAGCATATTGCAAACTCTTTAATGATTCACATGTATAAGCTACTGGAAACAAGGCTCAGATAAATTACCAGGAACCTAATTTGTTTGATTGTGTAAATCAagcacaaaaaagaaaatagaaaaaatatatcctGCCGCTGTTCAAAAAAATACTGTGCAAACAGTGGTGGCTTCACCTCTGCCTTCCCCTCACTCTGCCACCAAAAGAAAATCATGCCCTCAAAGGTGAAATGATTGAGGATGTCCTCCACATGAAAAGGCTATgcttatatcatttttataccAAACCCAATGTATTTATAGCCCTCCAAAGCCACACAGTTTAATAAAGCTTTGTACGCTTCTCTATGATAGTCTACCGATGCATTTCAATAAAATCATACAGTTTAATAAAACTTCAAAATCTCCGAGAGTTTCACAAAGCTCATTAAAAAACGAAGCACCAACCAAAGAAACAAACTTTAGCAGctcaaaatattaacaaaacCCACTCCACTTTCCTATCAATACGGACATTCTACAGGAAAATCATTGAAAATCATCTACTCCGAGAGTCAATGATTTTCCGCGaactaaaaaaattgataagcaATAGGAGATCTTATTAATAAgtgaactgaaaaaaaaaaaaaaaaaaaaaaccaaatatccACCacaataaaaagttgaaattcaAATGACTCTCACAcgcaaagtaaaataaaaacttagcTCATCGATTCAGCAAAAATATCAGGAACAACTGCAACCTCcaattaaactaaactttagctataaaattaaattaaatgaagcCAACACAAAAATTTTCACAAGGAATCGAGACACGTACCATAGCTTTCTAGGGTTTGATCATCTTTCAAGATGCGACCTTTGTAAATCAATCTCTGCTGATCAGCTGGGACGTCGCAATTCTGAGCCAGAACCGCTTTGAATGCTCTAACGGTGGAATCGAGGCTGGTCCTCACGGTGAATTTCGAACCATTGGAGCACCGGACATTGATCGCCACCACTTGTTCTtcttcaccaccaccaccgacTCTCGGCACGCTCGAATCCCCTCAGCACCCATAGTAATCGATCGGTCCAAAAAAAAGCGAAAGCGAAATAAGCAAATCAAAAGCCCTCAAAATCGATCTATCCGAGTGGGCAGAAGGAAGAATTGGTATTCCGGAATGAAAACTgtctaatatattaatgattatatgagaacAAAATCGacagaaaatattaaaaaaattatacaaaaacaaatgaataTATAATCTTTCCCAAAGAACAAAAAGACGGTAAGATTTGGGATTGGAACTGAGCGATGGGAAGGGGGAGACCGCTTTTATGCGAGGTTTGAGCTTTGTACTTTGCGTACTCAATGCGAGAGactacttcttcttcttattttcatttttcaccattatttttaaattatatttgcatCGTCGAACGTGTAAAcgttttccaattttttaaaaaaataataaatctaaaatttatataaaaaaatttaataataaaccattctatttttcaaaataattattcaatatttacatagaatattgtatataatattattcttcttttaaatatttggtcGAATAATcgaaatcttataaaaataaataagtaatactACGTACAATTATGAAAAAAGTAAGTGTCacacaatcgttttgaaaagaagtgtagtctattattaaaaaattaattttttttatgtgagtctcgtatttattcacttttttcaaaaagattacacGGCGCTTGCGTACTCCAATACTGCAAAtatcaattcttaaaataaatttataaattaaaataatttaatataacactcgaaattataaatagatatttattatatcaaaccaaattattttttaaatttattttataaaataagaactaacacttctcttccattttacagcaagaaattttttttattttaatccatTCATTTGATGTTATATGTTTGCGTGATATAAGGTACAGTTGTTAATATCAAATATCGAGTTTAAATCATACTTAAGTCAATCTTAATCCAACTTATTTAAGTAAACAATCTAAAGTTCTAAACCTTAAACTCtgtttaattaatttggaaCGGGATTAATAggccattataaaaaaaattataatccctAATTTACAGTCTTGATATAGATAGAGAACAAAATGGAAACATAATGCATCCTAATAAAATAGAGCTCAAAATACATTaacaagaaaagagaaatgatttagcAACAAAGTAATTTcgtaaaaataaactcacaaattgacatgaattgatgtgatacattagattgtaaatctATTTCTATTGTaagtaaaatagatctaaaatatcatatgaaatcatgtcaatttgtaaatttattcttataaaaaaattttgtgactGTATcacttcaataaataaaaaaatctctctcaaaagcttcgtttggttattaaacacatctcaactcatctcttctcatctttacaaatttttcaaattccaatacaaaatataataatcaattcaactttttcaaatctcaaaataatattttaataatattttatcatctcaactcaactcaactcaactcaattcaattcaacatccaaacgcagcctaaaacTAGTAGGAGAGAGATAACTTGCTCTTTCAGCTCAACTGAGATTCTAAGCTCATCATCCTAAGGCCTACCATCCAAAACCTGAATTCATTTGTCATTAACAGGAACCCAAACCAAACCCTAGAAACAAAGCCTTGCTTCCATAGTTGCAATGCTCTAGCAACATCTTTGGGAGAACATATGTTCAATACAGCACAAGGATGTTTATAACGAACTATTTAACGGTTAATAACATCTTATGAAGAAATGTTCATCATGTAACAAAATTTCCTGCTGCTAAATTTACAGAACCGAGTGATCTTCTTCTGCATAATACAAGAATTCCAAAAGAATATAGAGATGGGCATTCCTTCAAAAGCCGTTAATAAGGGGTTGCTGTTGGTTCTGTCCTAAAGCAATGCAATATGAAGCCGAGCAGGAGCAGTGACACTTTGCCATTGAAGTGAGCAAAGCCTTCTCCAGATATTCAGCCATGTGTGCTTGAACCAAATAAATAACATACTCCAATAAAGTACTATCACAAGGCAATCTGATTGGTCCATTGCTGGGTAGTCCAAACTCCTCCTCAGACATTCTCAAGAGCTCCCTAAAGACATTCTTGCTGAGATATTCCAAGGGAACCACAAACCTTTTATTGTCAGTGGTGTATACAACAAAATGGCCTTTATTGGCCACTGAAGACTGCAAACCTACATCACTTTTTGGACATGAAATCCTCTTAGGCTTATTTGCAGCCATTCTTTGCCACTTCTTTGCCATTGGGATTAGCCTTTTTGGGTTGATCATGGCTGCAGCTTAGAGTGAGGGTTCTGAATAAGCAACAAGTAAGAGGAGTACTAGAGGTTTGATGTTTCAGATTCTGGATCTAGTGCTTTGTGGGAAGACATAGATGGTTATGATATATATCCACCAGGTTAGACAGCACCAAACTCTGCTGTTTCCTTTGTGTTCTACTGATATAACGCATAGCCATGTGATTATCAAACCAAACCGAAGGGTGGGATTGTGGGGATGTCTGGTCCCTATTAAGCAATCAACACTTCAGGGTAGGCCATTGATGTTTATCGTTATTCAtgctgttgttttcttcttccaaaTCCATGCAACCGCAGTTTGGGCCCCAGATAAAAGCTATGATCACTCAAAACACTTTTGTCAACAAGATCCAAGACAAGATGCATGTTTGTTTCTCCATTTTCCTCTTTTTACTGCCCCTCTTTCTTCCATCTTCTTGTAGCTCATCATTCCTAAATTGTTAATGAACtctcaaatttctaatttcatgtAACCTTGGCTACTGGAGAGGCCAGGAATATTCCTACACTGGTGTACTTAAGCACGTCCTTAAATTAAGATTCGGGTGTCAAGAAGTCCATATTCCTGAATTGGGAATAGATCCTGCAGAAACCCAATAAGCCCTTCCCCGAGCCTAGGCTTCAAAAATACCccaaaaagtttgaatttaCTCTAAAAACTTGGAACCTCTCAAAAGTGGCTTATACCATGGACCATGCTTCATACTTCAACGTATATAAACTATAGACGCCCTTTtgaaaatcaaaaccaaatcaTAGGGAAGAAGCCATGGAAACCCTGAAGCTCCCACACTCTCTACACAGCAGCCAGATAGGCAAAAAATATTCTTGTTGTGAAATCGtcacttatctcaaaagtttaaactgataaaaatatatagatttaattatttgtattatatttttaatattctctCACACTTGTGGGTCAGACTCTTCCTCAATAAATCAGGAGTAGAGTATAGAATAACTCAAAACCTCTATTTTAATACTATGTGAAAAAATAAccttatctcaaaaatttaaatcgATGAAAAGTGGtcgatttaattatttatattaaattcttAACCCTGCTCTCATTTCTCCCTTCAAGCCTGTCTTCCAAATGACCCGCAAATTAATGCTTTCAACTGGTACTTCCTTCTCCAAGCTCTGCCCTTTGTTTTTCGTTCTCTAtcagaaaaaaatagttaaagtAAAGCTTTTTTTTAAGTGTGAGCACAGACTTCGAGCTTTAGATTGATTCATTAGCAGTAAAACCACATCCAAAAACTGTAATTTGTTTGCTTACTCGACGAGCTCTGTGCTGCTTTTGGTTCTTTGGCAtgaaagatttttcttttaattttgttcataATGTGAAGTTGGTGTTCTACATATCCAATTCAATAAAAACTATAAGACTGAATACGGCTTCGTTTAGacgttgaattgagttaagctgaattctttataaataatagtaagttgaATAGGTGAAATGAGTTATGCGAGGctcatctaaaatgagtttagatatgtttagatattaatatgAGTATAGtactattttatgaaaaattgaaaaaaattgtgagtctcacgtgtaaaaaagttttaagttgagataagtttaataatttaagaatttgatatttgaatattaaactcaatttaaaattagactgaattgaattgatctCAGTTGAATCCTGCAATCAAACTGGATCCAAAGGTTTAGCGTTTTTGGGCTCCAtattacttcttcttcttttcttttttttttttttgggcaattTATCGTCATTTAAGCAGTCCAATAAAAGACGAAGGTGAAGTTTTTAATATGATAACACTTGTTTTATAGCACTTAAATAAAGCTCTGCAATTAATGAAAGCTTTGCAGTGGTATACACCCAAGAGGCCATTAACGAAAAGCGAAGAATGATGATACCACGAACATCCCGTTTtctaaaaagtttttaaaacttTGACTTCAATGGAAACAACTCAGAGAAACGCGTATAAAAAAGGTAGGTGGTGAAACTTGAAAGACAGAACCATATTGTTTGACATATCCTCGGTGCAGAAACCGACTTTTTAaggagaaaatataaaaaataaaattattttttattagtatgactcatttttttacacaaaatttaCACCGTTACACGAGACACTTGTACTtccattactcttttttaagtGCCATTCCTATGCACACGTCCCTGTAGCTAAAAGAAAgaattgaatagaaaaataaagtcatttttggCAGTCACCAAACTTTGAACATCTGCCTTGCTACTAACAA from Juglans microcarpa x Juglans regia isolate MS1-56 chromosome 3S, Jm3101_v1.0, whole genome shotgun sequence encodes:
- the LOC121257497 gene encoding auxin-responsive protein SAUR64-like, translated to MINPKRLIPMAKKWQRMAANKPKRISCPKSDVGLQSSVANKGHFVVYTTDNKRFVVPLEYLSKNVFRELLRMSEEEFGLPSNGPIRLPCDSTLLEYVIYLVQAHMAEYLEKALLTSMAKCHCSCSASYCIALGQNQQQPLINGF
- the LOC121257496 gene encoding ubiquitin domain-containing protein DSK2b-like, which gives rise to MVRGFASAASNPAAANATAAGNSGSPNNSPGVTQGVGSNERGGLGNAGPGASLFPGLGFNALGGGEASGLFGAGLPEFEQVQQQLTQNPNMMREIMNMPAMQSLMNNPDLMRSLIMNNPQMRDIIDRNPELAHVLNDPGILRQTVEAARNPELMREMMRNTDRAMSNIESSPEGFNMLRRMYENVLEPFSNATTMSRNAGNDLSSNPFAALLGNQGGTQVRDGANNPSTTGSETSSGLISPNTNPLPNPWSNTTGGTQTTTTQPNRAGDARAPGIGGLGGLGLPNMEHMFNGTPDASLLSQFLQNPAVSQMMQSLLSNPQYMNQILSLNPQLRGMVDTNPQLREMMQNPDLLRQLTNPETMQQMLALQQALTSRLNQRQSTLDQAQTGRTTGPVNNAALELMMNMFGGLGAGSLTVPNNPDVPPEELYATQLSQLQEMGFFDTQENIRALRATAGNVHAAVERLLGNSRQ